A window of the Gossypium hirsutum isolate 1008001.06 chromosome A03, Gossypium_hirsutum_v2.1, whole genome shotgun sequence genome harbors these coding sequences:
- the LOC107897682 gene encoding geranylgeranyl diphosphate reductase, chloroplastic, whose protein sequence is MSSIAFKPFHGLRHSSAVHSPTSTTTTLSKPAVKFHVSAAKTSPKLSNRNLRVAIIGGGPAGGSAAETLAKAGIETFLIERKLDNCKPCGGAIPLCMVGEFDLPLDIIDRRVTKMKMISPSNIAVDIGQTLKPHEYIGMVRREVLDAYLRDRAKENGANVINGLFLKMDMPKHWEEPYVLHYTEYDGKKGAMGAKATLEVDAVIGADGANSRVAKAINAGDYDYAIAFQERIKIPDDKMVYYENLAEMYVGDDVSPDFYGWVFPKCDHVAVGTGTVTHKNDIKKFQLATRNRAKDKILGGKIIRVEAHPIPEHPRPRRLSGRVALVGDAAGYVTKCSGEGIYFAAKSGRMCAEAIVEGSENGKKMVDEGDLRKYLEKWDKKYWPTYKVLDVLQKVFYRSNPAREAFVEMCADEYVQKMTFDSYLYKTVAPGNPLEDLKLAVNTIGSLVRANALRKEMEKLNV, encoded by the exons ATGAGCTCCATTGCTTTCAAGCCCTTCCACGGCCTCCGCCATAGCTCCGCCGTCCACAGCCCCACTTCCACTACCACCACCCTTTCCAAACCTGCTGTCAAATTCCATGTGTCAGCCGCCAAAACTTCTCCAAAACTAAGCAACCGCAACCTCAGGGTAGCCATCATAGGGGGTGGTCCGGCAGGAGGCTCAGCCGCCGAAACTCTCGCGAAGGCTGGCATAGAAACGTTCCTAATCGAACGAAAACTGGACAACTGCAAACCTTGCGGCGGAGCCATCCCGCTTTGCATGGTGGGTGAATTTGACTTGCCTTTGGATATCATCGACCGGCGAGTCACCAAGATGAAGATGATTTCGCCCTCCAACATTGCCGTCGACATCGGGCAAACGTTGAAACCACATGAATACATTGGGATGGTGAGAAGAGAAGTACTGGACGCTTACTTGAGAGACAGAGCTAAGGAGAATGGAGCTAACGTTATAAATGGGCTGTTCTTAAAGATGGATATGCCTAAACATTGGGAAGAACCCTATGTTTTGCATTACACCGAGTATGATGGGAAGAAAGGAGCTATGGGAGCCAAAGCCACTTTGGAAGTCGATGCTGTGATTGGAGCTGATGGCGCTAACTCTCGTGTTGCTAAAGCCATTAATGCTGGCGATTATGATTACGCCATTGCATTTCAG GAGAGAATCAAAATCCCTGATGACAAAATGGTTTACTACGAGAATCTTGCTGAAATGTACGTAGGAGATGATGTTTCACCGGATTTCTATGGTTGGGTTTTTCCCAAATGCGATCATGTTGCAGTTGGAACCGGGACAGTGACTCACAAGAATGATATCAAGAAGTTCCAGCTAGCCACTAGAAACAGAGCAAAGGACAAGATCCTTGGAGGTAAAATTATACGAGTTGAGGCACACCCAATCCCCGAGCATCCCCGTCCACGCAGGTTATCCGGGAGGGTAGCCTTAGTTGGGGATGCAGCTGGATATGTGACGAAATGCTCAGGTGAAGGTATCTACTTTGCAGCTAAGAGCGGGAGAATGTGTGCAGAGGCGATTGTTGAGGGGTCAGAGAATGGGAAGAAGATGGTGGATGAAGGGGACTTGAGGAAGTACTTGGAGAAGTGGGACAAGAAATACTGGCCAACCTACAAGGTATTAGATGTGTTGCAGAAGGTCTTCTACAGATCGAACCCTGCAAGGGAAGCTTTCGTGGAGATGTGCGCGGATGAGTATGTGCAGAAGATGACATTTGACAGTTACTTGTACAAAACAGTGGCTCCCGGAAATCCACTGGAGGATCTCAAGTTGGCAGTGAATACCATTGGGAGCTTGGTGAGGGCCAATGCACTGAGGAAGGAAATGGAAAAGTTAAACGTATGA